A stretch of DNA from Triticum dicoccoides isolate Atlit2015 ecotype Zavitan chromosome 2A, WEW_v2.0, whole genome shotgun sequence:
AACAGGAAGCTACGAAATATAAGACGACCacatttatattattattttgCGGGTAGAGGATAACATTTATATGGAAACATTCAAATATCCTAGGTCTGTATTTTGACCATGTAATCACGGATATGTCGTTATACCCCCACCTTCTCCTTTTACTCCGCATACAAGTTTGGTCAAACTGAAAAATGGAAATGCATTATGTTTGAACACTGAAACCCCTCCTTGCAAAAGAATCAATTAGAGCACCGGTCCTCATTCAATCTGATCTGACTGTGAGCTATTTTTGTTCTCTATAATTTAGCTTGGGGTTTCCACTTGTGTAGAACTGTAACAAATAAAGCAGGGCATGTAGCATGGGTGCAGCTCCTGTGCTGGGCACTATTGACATGCTTTGCACACGTATAACAGGCATGGGCAAAGGTGAGAGGGTCATGGTGTACTGCACGGCCTGGATGTGCACTGTGTGTATGCGTGAGGCTGTAAAGGAGAACAACAATGTGTAGCTTCTCGCTTCAGTCATAAACAGAAAAATACAAAAACAAACTCAACACAAAGCTAGTGCTGGGGGAAAACCATCGAGTACCTTGTATACATCCTTTCTCTGGTTGATTCTTGCTATCGATTCCTCTACGACGAGCCAAGATCTGAGTCTCATGTGTGTCCACAGGGGGAAAACAGAGGCGAGCGAGACTCCAGGCCTGTCAATCTCCTTCATTATCAGCTAATTTCAATGGTTGTTGCCAGTAAGTGAAATGGGAATTGTACATCAAGATTCACGTAGCAGAAACGAATTACCAGAGGGAGATGGGTAGTCTGCAAATGGTACAAAGGATCTCTTTTGAGCTGATCTGCTCCAAACGACTGGTTCAAACTGAACAAGGAAATAAGCAAATGGACAAGTCATTAGAAACAACCTTGCGCAAAATAATTTGAAACATCATTATGCAGTTTACTGTCATTAGAAACAACCTTGCATAATAGTATAATTTAGTTCCAAAGTATGTCCAGAGATACAGGGGTACAGATCTAGTACATTTTAGTTTCAGAGTATGGTCCAGAATCATACTAAATCTACAAAACCAGTATCCTTATCTGAAAGCACCCACACAGTTCATTTGATAGATGCATTCAGCGGTAAAAGAAAAAAAGGATGTTAGCAAATTAGAGCTGCACACACACCTCC
This window harbors:
- the LOC119355318 gene encoding uncharacterized protein LOC119355318 — protein: MRSATIASTPTGQGARGVWGFVFPTQAKTLLEPWSLNQSFGADQLKRDPLYHLQTTHLPLAWSLARLCFPPVDTHETQILARRRGIDSKNQPEKGCIQASRIHTVHIQAVQYTMTLSPLPMPVIRVQSMSIVPSTGAAPMLHALLYLLQFYTSGNPKLNYREQK